The following proteins come from a genomic window of Phosphitispora fastidiosa:
- a CDS encoding uroporphyrinogen decarboxylase family protein has product MIVKQFKDEMTGLERVMAAVTFQKPDRVPVVPQAIGIARRVLGVSMSKLSQDPDVYVEAQLQLHKLCDYGFDSFAFVYDLSVEAEAFGQKVIYPLESTAYADPNNPLIKTVDDYRRLERINPRETGRMKDTIYGTERLAKAKGKEYSVGGFVYGPLGVLGQLRGHERMFVDLMKNRDAVIEALEIITPVLEDYAVAQIEAGAGGITIDTLCASKTMMSAKLWESIEAPYAKRLADTIRKAGGAVMLHNCGGAPYFEEQMKWLEPVGISHAYPAAGCKTWEEHAAIWGKKVMHIGAMDPSKIGMVWSEEQVMDNCRYFIDTFDGCNGGFILAPGCEFPPNGTLLNLIAMCKAAKAYGTNK; this is encoded by the coding sequence ATGATTGTAAAACAGTTCAAAGATGAAATGACAGGGCTGGAAAGGGTTATGGCAGCAGTAACTTTTCAGAAGCCTGACCGGGTGCCTGTGGTACCACAGGCAATCGGTATTGCGCGCCGTGTTTTGGGTGTCAGTATGAGCAAATTGTCCCAGGATCCTGATGTCTATGTTGAAGCCCAGTTACAATTGCATAAGCTTTGTGATTATGGTTTTGATTCATTTGCCTTTGTTTATGACCTCTCTGTGGAGGCTGAGGCATTCGGTCAAAAAGTCATTTATCCGCTTGAGAGTACTGCTTATGCTGACCCCAATAATCCCTTGATTAAAACTGTTGATGACTATAGAAGGTTAGAACGGATTAATCCACGGGAAACAGGCCGGATGAAAGATACAATTTACGGGACGGAAAGGTTGGCTAAGGCTAAAGGAAAAGAATACTCCGTGGGTGGATTTGTATATGGACCTCTTGGCGTTCTGGGCCAATTGAGAGGACATGAACGGATGTTTGTGGACCTTATGAAAAACAGGGATGCCGTAATTGAAGCCCTGGAAATAATAACCCCGGTTCTGGAGGATTACGCTGTGGCCCAGATAGAAGCAGGTGCAGGAGGCATAACCATAGATACGCTGTGTGCTTCCAAAACCATGATGAGCGCCAAGCTGTGGGAGAGCATTGAAGCGCCTTATGCCAAGAGGCTTGCTGATACCATCAGAAAGGCAGGGGGCGCAGTTATGCTGCACAACTGTGGCGGCGCTCCATACTTTGAGGAACAGATGAAGTGGCTCGAACCGGTAGGTATTTCGCATGCATACCCGGCTGCCGGGTGCAAGACCTGGGAAGAGCACGCAGCCATATGGGGCAAGAAGGTGATGCACATAGGAGCTATGGATCCTTCCAAGATAGGCATGGTTTGGAGTGAAGAACAGGTAATGGACAATTGCCGGTACTTTATTGACACCTTTGACGGCTGCAACGGAGGGTTTATCCTGGCTCCGGGTTGTGAGTTCCCGCCTAATGGCACCTTACTCAATTTAATTGCTATGTGTAAAGCAGCCAAAGCCTATGGAACTAACAAATAG
- a CDS encoding CobW family GTP-binding protein: MKIKIISGFLGAGKTTCIKNVLKKAAGNMAVIVNEFGDVGIDAEAISKGDVIDMVELPSGCICCTLANDLVAAVKEIKTKYNPERLIIEPSGLAVPSGILEVLEPISKEYGLEIEAIIGIVDADSFLSNVHSGLFGDFYTDQLANSDIILINKSDLVNENTIKLIEEELRKYNSHAILLNTVNCETELPDFIREHGTEFLHLHFDHDFDSLAITSESEYAPELMKELMEEMKAGKYGNIYRAKGIYRAVGGRYSKMDYVQGNYTLEDFPETADSKLIFIGKDFNRQALKLKLGDCGQ; this comes from the coding sequence ATGAAAATCAAAATTATCAGTGGTTTTTTGGGGGCAGGTAAAACCACCTGCATCAAAAATGTACTTAAAAAAGCCGCTGGGAACATGGCTGTCATTGTAAATGAATTTGGCGATGTAGGGATTGATGCTGAAGCCATCAGCAAGGGCGATGTTATAGACATGGTAGAACTGCCCAGCGGGTGTATTTGCTGTACCCTGGCTAATGACCTGGTGGCAGCTGTCAAAGAAATCAAAACCAAATATAATCCGGAGCGCCTGATTATAGAGCCTTCCGGTCTGGCTGTGCCCTCAGGCATTCTGGAGGTGCTTGAACCTATCAGTAAAGAGTATGGGCTGGAAATTGAAGCTATAATAGGTATTGTAGATGCCGACAGTTTCCTCTCAAATGTGCATTCTGGTCTGTTTGGGGACTTTTATACAGACCAGTTGGCCAACTCTGATATTATCCTGATTAATAAATCCGACCTGGTGAATGAAAACACTATTAAATTGATTGAGGAAGAACTGCGCAAGTATAATTCCCATGCCATCCTGCTGAATACGGTAAACTGTGAAACAGAGCTGCCGGATTTTATCAGGGAACACGGCACTGAATTTCTGCACCTTCATTTTGACCATGACTTCGATTCACTGGCTATAACTTCAGAAAGTGAATACGCACCGGAGCTGATGAAAGAATTAATGGAGGAAATGAAGGCAGGTAAGTATGGCAATATCTACAGGGCAAAGGGCATTTATAGAGCGGTTGGCGGCAGATATTCTAAAATGGATTATGTACAGGGTAATTATACTTTGGAGGATTTTCCTGAAACAGCAGACAGTAAGCTGATTTTTATTGGCAAGGACTTTAACCGCCAAGCCTTAAAGTTGAAACTGGGTGACTGCGGGCAATAA